From the genome of Bactrocera oleae isolate idBacOlea1 chromosome 2, idBacOlea1, whole genome shotgun sequence, one region includes:
- the rdx gene encoding protein roadkill isoform X3, translated as MALARLPVNECQAIQTARVTSNLSASSSTMAVSRVPSPPLQEVNTPVAENWCYTQVKVVKFSYMWTINNFSFCREEMGEVLKSSTFSAGASDKLKWCLRVNPKGLDEESKDYLSLYLLLVSCNKSEVRAKFKFSILNAKREETKAMESQRAYRFVQGKDWGFKKFIRRDFLLDEANGLLPEDKLTIFCEVSVVADSVNISGQSNIVQFKVPECRLSEDLGALFDNEKFSDVTLAVAGREFQAHKAILAARSEVFNAMFEHEMEERKLNRVDIHDVDHEVLREMLRFIYTGKAPNLEKMADDLLAAADKYALEKLKVMCEEALCLNLSVETAAETLILADLHSADQLKAQTIDFINTHATDVMETAGWQSMIATHSHLIAEAFRALATQQIPPIGPPRKRVKMS; from the exons aTTGCCGGTAAACGAATGTCAGGCAATTCAAACCGCTAGAGTGACATCTAACCTGAGCGCATCGAGTAGTACAATGGCGGTCAGTCGAGTACCATCGCCACCTTTGCAGGAAGTAAATACACCCGTAGCCGAAAATTGGTGTTACACACAG GTGAAAGTGGTGAAATTCAGTTATATGTGGaccataaataattttagtttttgtcgTGAGGAAATGGGTGAGGTACTGAAATCGTCCACATTTTCTGCTGGTGCTAGTGATAAACTAAAATG GTGTTTACGCGTCAATCCAAAAGGTCTCGATGAGGAAAGCAAAGACTACCTGtcgttatatttattattagtttcGTGTAATAAATCAGAAGTTAGagccaaatttaaattttccataTTGAATGCGAAAAGGGAAGAAACCAAAGCCATGGAATCGCAGAG AGCTTACCGTTTTGTACAAGGCAAAGATTGGGGCTTCAAAAAGTTCATAAGACGAGATTTTCTATTAGATGAGGCCAACGGTCTGCTGCCCGAGGACAAATTAACCATATTCTGTGAAGTTAGCGTTGTAGCTGATAGTGTGAATATCTCTGGTCAAtcaaatattgtacaatttaaAGTACCCGAATGTCGACTATCCGAGGATTTGGGTGCATTATTTGATAATGAGAAATTCAGCGATGTTACGTTGGCGGTGGCCGGACGGGAATTTCAAGCGCATAAAGCTATTTTGGCAG CACGTAGTGAAGTCTTTAATGCTATGTTCGAGCACGAAATGGAGGAACGCAAATTAAATCGTGTCGATATACACGACGTCGATCACGAAGTTCTGCGAGAAATGCTGCGTTTCATCTATACTGGCAAAGCgccaaatttagaaaaaatggcCGATGATCTCCTAGCCGCTGCTGATAAG TACGCCCTCGAAAAGCTGAAAGTGATGTGCGAAGAGGCGCTTTGCCTTAATCTCTCCGTGGAAACCGCAGCGGAAACTTTAATATTAGCCGATCTCCATAGTGCGGACCAGTTGAAAGCACAAACCATAGATTTCATAAATAC TCACGCCACCGATGTGATGGAAACAGCCGGCTGGCAGAGTATGATCGCGACACATTCACACTTGATTGCGGAGGCATTTCGTGCGCTTGCCACACAACAAATCCCACCAATTGGACCACCAAGGAAGCGTGTAAAAATGAGCTGA
- the rdx gene encoding protein roadkill isoform X4: MAVSRVPSPPLQEVNTPVAENWCYTQVKVVKFSYMWTINNFSFCREEMGEVLKSSTFSAGASDKLKWCLRVNPKGLDEESKDYLSLYLLLVSCNKSEVRAKFKFSILNAKREETKAMESQRAYRFVQGKDWGFKKFIRRDFLLDEANGLLPEDKLTIFCEVSVVADSVNISGQSNIVQFKVPECRLSEDLGALFDNEKFSDVTLAVAGREFQAHKAILAARSEVFNAMFEHEMEERKLNRVDIHDVDHEVLREMLRFIYTGKAPNLEKMADDLLAAADKYALEKLKVMCEEALCLNLSVETAAETLILADLHSADQLKAQTIDFINTHATDVMETAGWQSMIATHSHLIAEAFRALATQQIPPIGPPRKRVKMS, translated from the exons ATGGCGGTCAGTCGAGTACCATCGCCACCTTTGCAGGAAGTAAATACACCCGTAGCCGAAAATTGGTGTTACACACAG GTGAAAGTGGTGAAATTCAGTTATATGTGGaccataaataattttagtttttgtcgTGAGGAAATGGGTGAGGTACTGAAATCGTCCACATTTTCTGCTGGTGCTAGTGATAAACTAAAATG GTGTTTACGCGTCAATCCAAAAGGTCTCGATGAGGAAAGCAAAGACTACCTGtcgttatatttattattagtttcGTGTAATAAATCAGAAGTTAGagccaaatttaaattttccataTTGAATGCGAAAAGGGAAGAAACCAAAGCCATGGAATCGCAGAG AGCTTACCGTTTTGTACAAGGCAAAGATTGGGGCTTCAAAAAGTTCATAAGACGAGATTTTCTATTAGATGAGGCCAACGGTCTGCTGCCCGAGGACAAATTAACCATATTCTGTGAAGTTAGCGTTGTAGCTGATAGTGTGAATATCTCTGGTCAAtcaaatattgtacaatttaaAGTACCCGAATGTCGACTATCCGAGGATTTGGGTGCATTATTTGATAATGAGAAATTCAGCGATGTTACGTTGGCGGTGGCCGGACGGGAATTTCAAGCGCATAAAGCTATTTTGGCAG CACGTAGTGAAGTCTTTAATGCTATGTTCGAGCACGAAATGGAGGAACGCAAATTAAATCGTGTCGATATACACGACGTCGATCACGAAGTTCTGCGAGAAATGCTGCGTTTCATCTATACTGGCAAAGCgccaaatttagaaaaaatggcCGATGATCTCCTAGCCGCTGCTGATAAG TACGCCCTCGAAAAGCTGAAAGTGATGTGCGAAGAGGCGCTTTGCCTTAATCTCTCCGTGGAAACCGCAGCGGAAACTTTAATATTAGCCGATCTCCATAGTGCGGACCAGTTGAAAGCACAAACCATAGATTTCATAAATAC TCACGCCACCGATGTGATGGAAACAGCCGGCTGGCAGAGTATGATCGCGACACATTCACACTTGATTGCGGAGGCATTTCGTGCGCTTGCCACACAACAAATCCCACCAATTGGACCACCAAGGAAGCGTGTAAAAATGAGCTGA
- the rdx gene encoding speckle-type POZ protein isoform X2, whose product MPSSTSIAVSIPSPSASSTSISYSFPSSSQSSATSTALLSALDTAPSSSTSQLSHSHNSVAASRASTSSLPSALSLALAAPAVASSALSSSPSSSTTALVAPYESPSPPPSSAPSPSSSSTRTITAAAVLTPSPIRVSTTHSHSKLIPIEFDRNIMDLIYEPARLPVNECQAIQTARVTSNLSASSSTMAVSRVPSPPLQEVNTPVAENWCYTQVKVVKFSYMWTINNFSFCREEMGEVLKSSTFSAGASDKLKWCLRVNPKGLDEESKDYLSLYLLLVSCNKSEVRAKFKFSILNAKREETKAMESQRAYRFVQGKDWGFKKFIRRDFLLDEANGLLPEDKLTIFCEVSVVADSVNISGQSNIVQFKVPECRLSEDLGALFDNEKFSDVTLAVAGREFQAHKAILAARSEVFNAMFEHEMEERKLNRVDIHDVDHEVLREMLRFIYTGKAPNLEKMADDLLAAADKYALEKLKVMCEEALCLNLSVETAAETLILADLHSADQLKAQTIDFINTHATDVMETAGWQSMIATHSHLIAEAFRALATQQIPPIGPPRKRVKMS is encoded by the exons ATGCCGTCGTCTACAAGCATAGCAGTTTCAATACCGTCGCCTTCAGCGTCATCAACATCAATTTCGTATTCGTTTCCGTCGTCATCACAGTCGTCAGCTACGTCTACAGCTTTACTATCCGCGCTAGACACCGCGCCCTCCTCTTCAACGTCACAGCTGAGCCACAGCCACAACTCAGTTGCAGCGTCTAGAGCTTCAACTTCATCATTGCCATCCGCCTTATCGTTGGCATTGGCCGCGCCAGCTGTCGCGTCTTCCGCTTTGTCATCATCACCTTCATCGAGCACAACTGCGCTAGTAGCTCCATACGAATCGCCATCGCCACCTCCATCAAGCGCGCCATCACCTTCGTCATCGTCAACGCGCACCATCACCGCCGCCGCCGTCTTAACACCTTCGCCCATCCGCGTCTCTACGACACATTCTCATTCAAAATTAATACCAATCGAATTCGATCGCAATATAATGGATTTAATTTATGAACCGGCGAG aTTGCCGGTAAACGAATGTCAGGCAATTCAAACCGCTAGAGTGACATCTAACCTGAGCGCATCGAGTAGTACAATGGCGGTCAGTCGAGTACCATCGCCACCTTTGCAGGAAGTAAATACACCCGTAGCCGAAAATTGGTGTTACACACAG GTGAAAGTGGTGAAATTCAGTTATATGTGGaccataaataattttagtttttgtcgTGAGGAAATGGGTGAGGTACTGAAATCGTCCACATTTTCTGCTGGTGCTAGTGATAAACTAAAATG GTGTTTACGCGTCAATCCAAAAGGTCTCGATGAGGAAAGCAAAGACTACCTGtcgttatatttattattagtttcGTGTAATAAATCAGAAGTTAGagccaaatttaaattttccataTTGAATGCGAAAAGGGAAGAAACCAAAGCCATGGAATCGCAGAG AGCTTACCGTTTTGTACAAGGCAAAGATTGGGGCTTCAAAAAGTTCATAAGACGAGATTTTCTATTAGATGAGGCCAACGGTCTGCTGCCCGAGGACAAATTAACCATATTCTGTGAAGTTAGCGTTGTAGCTGATAGTGTGAATATCTCTGGTCAAtcaaatattgtacaatttaaAGTACCCGAATGTCGACTATCCGAGGATTTGGGTGCATTATTTGATAATGAGAAATTCAGCGATGTTACGTTGGCGGTGGCCGGACGGGAATTTCAAGCGCATAAAGCTATTTTGGCAG CACGTAGTGAAGTCTTTAATGCTATGTTCGAGCACGAAATGGAGGAACGCAAATTAAATCGTGTCGATATACACGACGTCGATCACGAAGTTCTGCGAGAAATGCTGCGTTTCATCTATACTGGCAAAGCgccaaatttagaaaaaatggcCGATGATCTCCTAGCCGCTGCTGATAAG TACGCCCTCGAAAAGCTGAAAGTGATGTGCGAAGAGGCGCTTTGCCTTAATCTCTCCGTGGAAACCGCAGCGGAAACTTTAATATTAGCCGATCTCCATAGTGCGGACCAGTTGAAAGCACAAACCATAGATTTCATAAATAC TCACGCCACCGATGTGATGGAAACAGCCGGCTGGCAGAGTATGATCGCGACACATTCACACTTGATTGCGGAGGCATTTCGTGCGCTTGCCACACAACAAATCCCACCAATTGGACCACCAAGGAAGCGTGTAAAAATGAGCTGA
- the Orc2 gene encoding origin recognition complex subunit 2, producing the protein MSVTPTKRRVSKVGRTRSSSSLSSTEDVVMVEVDDSDEETESFKGRQLRRSARKPSPQKKYAVDYILTDILQSKKSSARKDETADDEAAEHDAENCASNAAGRPDIADIQLLEDNEDIAGKNMYGFHTPKKRNGMALAALNTPKTPKTPKTPKSVKTSRSSTSQRHAKTPDTKRRKSIVEPKTPSHVRHRVKNQIAKLMDSDSDFSASGSDFVPTDSDSDSSSSSDEDDAADDEPKTPHKGRRPIVVPVLPKTPSAARSRQSARAKKSSVDYVPESDGYFQAHASTKILTSNHTLDRLKNPRLPADRLFTLLNEMKPPPEHEEAISAMMEEYRSYFPKWLCILHEGYSLLLYGLGSKRQLLQAFHREVLPDQSVLVVNGFFPSLTLKDILDSIIGELLDGGANVSPSNLHEAVDLIEEELSYTPQAHIYLIVHNLDGSMLRNRKAQAILARLASLRQLHLLASIDYINTPLLWDHTRLSNFNFSWWDCTTMLPYSDETAYENSLLVQNSGELALSSMRSVFSSLTTNTRGIYMIIVKNQLKNKGNPNFQGMSFKDLYWSCREAFLVSSDLALRAQLTEFLDHKLVKSKRNIDGSELLSIPIDEALLQQFLDEQEKKS; encoded by the exons ATGAGTGTTACGCCAACGAAACGTAGAGTTTCAAAAGTAGGACGAACGCGCTCAAGTTCCAGTTTAAGTAGTACCGAAGATGTGGTCATGGTAGAAGTGGACGACTCGGATGAAGAAACTGAGTCGTTTAAAGGGCGTCAACTAAGAAGATCAGCACGCAAACCGAGTCCACAAAAGAAATATGCTGTAGACTACATATTAACAGACATTCTCCAAAGCAAGAAGAGCAGCGCACGAAAGGATGAGACCGCTGACGACGAAGCTGCTGAACATGATGCCGAAAATTGTGCGTCAAATGCAGCGGGACGTCCTGATATTGCCGACATACAGCTACTAGAAGATAATGAGGATATAGCGGGCAAAAATATGTACGGTTTTCATACACCAAAAAAACGAAATGGCATGGCATTGGCGGCTTTAAATACACCAAAAACACCTAAAACGCCAAAGACACCGAAATCTGTTAAAACATCACGCTCCTCAACATCACAACGGCACGCAAAAACACCCGACACCAAACGACGAAAATCCATCGTCGAACCTAAAACACCTTCACATGTGCGGCATCGAGTTAAAAATC AAATTGCCAAACTTATGGACTCTGATTCAGACTTCTCGGCTAGTGGTAGCGATTTTGTACCAACTGACAGCGATAGTGACAGTTCCAGCAGTAGTGATGAGGACGATGCCGCCGACGATGAACCGAAAACTCCACATAAAGGGCGACGGCCCATAGTTGTACCAGTGTTACCAAAAACTCCTTCTGCGGCGCGTTCACGTCAATCAGCGCGCGCTAAGAAATCTTCCGTTGACTATGTACCTGAGAGTGATGGTTATTTCCAAGCACATGCCAGCACCAAAATACTCACTTCCAATCATACACTGGATCGTCTAAAAAATCCACGATTACCAGCAGATCGTTTATTTACCCTGTTGAATGAAATGAAACCACCTCCCGAACACGAAGAGGCAATCAGCGCCATGATGGAGGAATATCGTTCATATTTTCCGAAATGGTTGTGTATCTTGCATGAAGGCTACAGTTTGCTACTTTATGGGCTGGGTTCAAAACGCCAGCTACTACAAGCCTTTCATCGTGAAGTACTCCCCGATCAATCGGTGCTTGTTGTCAACGGTTTCTTTCCAAGTTTAACGTTGAAGGACATTTTGGACAGCATTATTGGTGAATTATTGGATGGTGGCGCTAATGTTAGTCCGTCAAATCTTCACGAAGCGGTTGACTTGATTGAGGAAGAACTTTCATATACGCCGcaagcacatatatatttaatagtgcATAATTTGGACGGCAGTATGCTGAGGAACAGAAAGGCGCAAGCGATATTGGCACGTTTAGCTAGTCTACGGCAATTGCATCTGCTTGCGTCCATTGATTACATCAACACGCCACTAT TATGGGATCACACTAGGCTaagtaatttcaatttttcttgGTGGGATTGCACCACTATGTTGCCGTACAGTGATGAAACTGCTTATGAAAATTCGCTATTGGTACAAAACTCCGGCGAATTGGCGCTCTCATCTATGCGTAGCGTTTTCTCGTCACTTACAACAAACACACGTGGCATTTATATGATCATTGTTAAGAATCAACTTAAAAACAAAGGCAATCCTAATTTTCAGG GCATGTCGTTCAAGGATTTGTATTGGAGTTGTCGTGAAGCTTTTCTTGTTAGTTCCGATTTGGCATTGCGTGCGCAACTCACTGAATTTCTGGATCACAAATTGGTGAAATCGAAACGCAACATAGATGGCTCGGAATTGTTGAGCATACCCATTGATGAAGCGCTGCTGCAACAATTTTTGGATGAGCAAGAGAAAAAGTCCTAA